From Numida meleagris isolate 19003 breed g44 Domestic line chromosome 4, NumMel1.0, whole genome shotgun sequence, the proteins below share one genomic window:
- the LOC110397712 gene encoding uncharacterized protein LOC110397712 isoform X1, whose product MARQPSRGKASRERPKPRSDWKTGLPISCLPQSPPGLSVPRLPLPGSTSWEVGGWSSGVAVSPGRMAAGPAEQGWRQRGEPGPAEMEPRPRSLVCSSQMEASLTCAVCLSLFEEPVTLPLCSHNFCRGCVLECLASAEAARLQQQQRGQGQARGARGGAGPGADGGDAAGARVSCPLCRKLCPLPRGGAAALPVNTTLAEVVRLYRSNAARAGSSCQKHPGRLLQLYCRMCRQAGCGQCVSEEHQGVFHSINLIDTVYQEEQLNFFSSLREMRIINEKLMNEISSPPNDTDMVLNNEAEIIALAFGEIFKTLEMKKQQLTEDLENQRRKKEKEFQIWKKMKETHKKTIENLLNDCEKLVHECDPQHFLEVACGLNTRMKTQLDLMNIASSYKKPPEYTQKKMDIKPVVNEILALKLMPVNVDINKDLLSGGSENSTENIIKQWQDQKNIPNTFLPVAGQEDALTDSGRICTRLMSISEMPVFQNMSHEELRYKYYMEHQKHNRFKIQTLPASKKYEFVAAEALKSKSSGIPLVSSTTKANNVDRVKVKTLSREGGIDKTSIPGTSNHCIPSTSTKLSETNGDLSLVHERSSEEATTPALPENSKDQEIKENLPMQSSAVTVSNEMDTNSSISLGLRPAASVAVTVSNSAISDCSAVGACSNSLHRFIKDAATCSFKDSKYAFPKFYLGKCDCEGKTDNRYESKFRKCSSVAKTRVSDASTTCNVESAGSQKPVYSFSHGSSERECFAASEVSDSFKTLSLYSSFNRSEKPSDLNILSHMGENTSSLKKTVGGTLKPSVSWEQNANASESITTVPYGTSETTTAAGVNVISESSLTPSSYVFSFKNNGFQLLPNEITDEDIVKKTSDSLTSSSVLLSRNGTDKTEKEKMKSLDKTPLNLGNSAYPVCAEPASRLSHRKCEGSSLCMNSSKNTASADILANINSSCTQPLCSSVLPVNNENASSTQLTITSTKQEIKAKHQENKTTAEINCSCPRRKEEGFESVLFQNAACSAPEACNDLPSVSSVLAVNEARGMSSDSDSDTEELSQTSVSTDTSSASECFSVAEDKVSARRKLET is encoded by the exons ATGGCCCGGCAGCCGTCCCGGGGTAAGGCCTCTCGCGAGCGGCCCAAGCCCCGCTCTGATTGGAAGACGGGCCTGCCGATCTCCTGCCTCCCCCAATCGCCACCAGGCCTCTCCGTGCCCCGCCTCCCCCTGCCCGGTTCCACTTCCTGGGAAGTTGGCGGTTGGAGTTCGGGGGTTGCCGTTTCCCCCGGCCGGATGGCGGCGGGGCCCgcggagcagggctggaggcagcggGGAGAGCCGGGCCCCGCGGAGATGGAGCCGCGGCCCCGGTCGCTCGTCTGCTCGTCGCAGATGGAGGCCAGCCTGACGTGCGCCGTGTGCCTGTCTCTCTTCGAGGAGCCGGTGACGCTGCCGCTCTGCTCGCACAACTTTTGCCGGGGCTGCGTGCTGGAGTGCCTGGCCTCGGCCGAGGCCGCccgcctgcagcagcagcagcggggccaGGGGCAGGCCCGCGGCGCGCgaggcggggcggggccgggagcggaCGGCGGCGATGCGGCGGGGGCCCGGGTGTCGTGCCCGCTGTGCAGGAAGCTCTGCCCGCTGCCCCGCGGCGGCGCGGCCGCGCTGCCCGTCAACACCACGCTGGCCGAGGTGGTCAGGCTGTACCGCTCGAACGCGGCCAGGGCCGGGAGCAGTTGCCAGAAGCACCCGGGTCGGCTGCTGCAGCTCTACTGCCGGATGTGCCGCCAGGCGGGGTGCGGGCAGTGCGTGTCTGAGGAGCACCAGGGCGTTTTCCACTCCATCAACCTCATCGACACCGTGTACCAGGAGGAGCAG TTGAACTTCTTCAGTAGTCTAAGAGAAATGAGAATAATAAATGAGAAGCTGATGAATGAAATCTCAAGCCCTCCAAATGATACTGAC ATGGTGCTGAATAATGAAGCAGAGATCATTGCACTGGCATTTGGAGAAATTTTCAAAACTctggaaatgaagaaacagcagttAACAGAAGATCTTGAAAATCAAAGACGTAAAAAAGAGAAGGAGTTtcagatttggaagaaaatgaaagaaactcaCAAGAAAACCATTGAGAATCTTTTGAACGATTGTGAAAAGCTAGTTCATGAATGTGATCCTCAGCATTTCCTGGAG gTGGCCTGTGGCTTGAATACAAg gaTGAAAACTCAACTTGACCTGATGAATATAGCATCTAGTTATAAAAAACCACCAGAGTAcactcagaagaaaatggaTATCAAACCTGTGGTTAACGAAATCTTGGCTTTGAAGTTAATGCCAGTTAATGTGGACATAAATAAAG ACCTACTTTCTGGAGGAAGTGAGAActcaacagaaaatattataaaacaGTGGCAGGACCAGAAGAATATACCCAACACATTTCTT cCAGTAGCAGGACAGGAGGATGCACTGACAGACAGTGGTAGAATCTGTACTCGCTTAATGTCAATATCAGAAATGCCAGTGTTTCAAAACATGAGTCATGAG gAGCTACGTTACAAATACTACATGGAACATCAGAAACATAATAGGTTCAAGATACAAACTTTACCTGCAAGTAAAAAGTATGAATTTGTGGCTGCTGAGGCTTTGAAGAGTAAGTCCTCAGGAATTCCTCTTGTATCTTCAACTACCAAAGCAAATAATGTGGATAGAGTAAAAGTGAAAACCCTGTCAAGAGAAGGTGGTATTGATAAGACAAGCATTCCTGGAACTAGTAATCACTGcatcccatccaccagtactaAATTGTCTGAAACAAATGGTGACTTAAGCTTAGTTCATGAGAGAAGTTCAGAGGAAGCAACCACTCCAGCCTTACCAGAAAACTCTAAAGACcaagaaattaaggaaaatttgCCAATGCAGTCATCAGCAGTTACAGTATCCAACGAAATGGACACAAATTCTAGCATTTCATTGGGCTTAAGGCCAGCAGCATCAGTAGCTGTTACTGTTTCAAATTCAGCTATTTCAGATTGTTCTGCTGTTGGTGCATGTAGCAACTCATTACATAGATTTATTAAAGATGCAGCTACATGTTCCTTCAAAGACAGTAAATATGCTTTCCCTAAATTTTATCTAGGAAAATGTGATTGTGAAGGTAAAACAGATAACCGGTATGAAAGCAAATTTAGAAAATGTAGTTCTGTAGCCAAAACCAGAGTTTCTGATGCTTCAACCACTTGTAATGTAGAATCAGCAGGAAGTCAGAAACcagtttattctttttcccatgGCAGTTCAGAAAGAGAATGTTTTGCAGCATCGGAAGTCAGCGATTCATTTAAGACTTTGTCATTATATTCATCTTTTAACCGATCTGAGAAGCCATCTGACCTAAATATACTATCTCACATGGGAGAAAACACATCTTCTCTAAAGAAAACTGTAGGTGGTACACTGAAACCGTCTGTCTCATGGGAACAGAACGCTAATGCCTCAGAGTCCATCACAACTGTACCTTATGGTACTTCAGAAACCACCACTGCAGCTGGAGTGAATGTTATCTCTGAGTCCTCCCTTACCCCCAGCAGTtatgtattttccttcaaaaataacGGTTTTCAGTTACTTCCAAATGAAAttactgatgaagatattgTCAAAAAAACCTCTGATTCACTGACTTCCTCCTCTGTGCTTTTGTCTAGAAATGGTACTGACAAAAccgaaaaagaaaaaatgaagtctcTTGACAAAACACCTCTAAATCTAGGAAATTCTGCGTATCCAGTTTGTGCAGAGCCTGCTTCTAGACTGAGTCATCGAAAATGTGAAGGCTCTTCTCTTTGTATGAACTCATCTAAGAACACTGCAAGTGCAGACATACTTGCTAATATTAATTCTTCTTGTACTCAGCCTTTATGTTCATCGGTCCTTCCTGTTAACAATGAGAATGCATCTTCTACTCAACTTACTATTACttcaacaaaacaagaaataaaggcaaaacatcaagaaaataaaactactgCTGAAATCAACTGTTCC
- the LOC110397712 gene encoding tripartite motif-containing protein 59-like isoform X2 has translation MARQPSRGKASRERPKPRSDWKTGLPISCLPQSPPGLSVPRLPLPGSTSWEVGGWSSGVAVSPGRMAAGPAEQGWRQRGEPGPAEMEPRPRSLVCSSQMEASLTCAVCLSLFEEPVTLPLCSHNFCRGCVLECLASAEAARLQQQQRGQGQARGARGGAGPGADGGDAAGARVSCPLCRKLCPLPRGGAAALPVNTTLAEVVRLYRSNAARAGSSCQKHPGRLLQLYCRMCRQAGCGQCVSEEHQGVFHSINLIDTVYQEEQLNFFSSLREMRIINEKLMNEISSPPNDTDMVLNNEAEIIALAFGEIFKTLEMKKQQLTEDLENQRRKKEKEFQIWKKMKETHKKTIENLLNDCEKLVHECDPQHFLEVACGLNTRMKTQLDLMNIASSYKKPPEYTQKKMDIKPVVNEILALKLMPVNVDINKDLLSGGSENSTENIIKQWQDQKNIPNTFLPVAGQEDALTDSGRICTRLMSISEMPVFQNMSHEELRYKYYMEHQKHNRFKIQTLPASKKYEFVAAEALKKMVLTKPKKKK, from the exons ATGGCCCGGCAGCCGTCCCGGGGTAAGGCCTCTCGCGAGCGGCCCAAGCCCCGCTCTGATTGGAAGACGGGCCTGCCGATCTCCTGCCTCCCCCAATCGCCACCAGGCCTCTCCGTGCCCCGCCTCCCCCTGCCCGGTTCCACTTCCTGGGAAGTTGGCGGTTGGAGTTCGGGGGTTGCCGTTTCCCCCGGCCGGATGGCGGCGGGGCCCgcggagcagggctggaggcagcggGGAGAGCCGGGCCCCGCGGAGATGGAGCCGCGGCCCCGGTCGCTCGTCTGCTCGTCGCAGATGGAGGCCAGCCTGACGTGCGCCGTGTGCCTGTCTCTCTTCGAGGAGCCGGTGACGCTGCCGCTCTGCTCGCACAACTTTTGCCGGGGCTGCGTGCTGGAGTGCCTGGCCTCGGCCGAGGCCGCccgcctgcagcagcagcagcggggccaGGGGCAGGCCCGCGGCGCGCgaggcggggcggggccgggagcggaCGGCGGCGATGCGGCGGGGGCCCGGGTGTCGTGCCCGCTGTGCAGGAAGCTCTGCCCGCTGCCCCGCGGCGGCGCGGCCGCGCTGCCCGTCAACACCACGCTGGCCGAGGTGGTCAGGCTGTACCGCTCGAACGCGGCCAGGGCCGGGAGCAGTTGCCAGAAGCACCCGGGTCGGCTGCTGCAGCTCTACTGCCGGATGTGCCGCCAGGCGGGGTGCGGGCAGTGCGTGTCTGAGGAGCACCAGGGCGTTTTCCACTCCATCAACCTCATCGACACCGTGTACCAGGAGGAGCAG TTGAACTTCTTCAGTAGTCTAAGAGAAATGAGAATAATAAATGAGAAGCTGATGAATGAAATCTCAAGCCCTCCAAATGATACTGAC ATGGTGCTGAATAATGAAGCAGAGATCATTGCACTGGCATTTGGAGAAATTTTCAAAACTctggaaatgaagaaacagcagttAACAGAAGATCTTGAAAATCAAAGACGTAAAAAAGAGAAGGAGTTtcagatttggaagaaaatgaaagaaactcaCAAGAAAACCATTGAGAATCTTTTGAACGATTGTGAAAAGCTAGTTCATGAATGTGATCCTCAGCATTTCCTGGAG gTGGCCTGTGGCTTGAATACAAg gaTGAAAACTCAACTTGACCTGATGAATATAGCATCTAGTTATAAAAAACCACCAGAGTAcactcagaagaaaatggaTATCAAACCTGTGGTTAACGAAATCTTGGCTTTGAAGTTAATGCCAGTTAATGTGGACATAAATAAAG ACCTACTTTCTGGAGGAAGTGAGAActcaacagaaaatattataaaacaGTGGCAGGACCAGAAGAATATACCCAACACATTTCTT cCAGTAGCAGGACAGGAGGATGCACTGACAGACAGTGGTAGAATCTGTACTCGCTTAATGTCAATATCAGAAATGCCAGTGTTTCAAAACATGAGTCATGAG gAGCTACGTTACAAATACTACATGGAACATCAGAAACATAATAGGTTCAAGATACAAACTTTACCTGCAAGTAAAAAGTATGAATTTGTGGCTGCTGAGGCTTTGAAGA AAATGGTACTGACAAAAccgaaaaagaaaaaatga